From Apium graveolens cultivar Ventura chromosome 9, ASM990537v1, whole genome shotgun sequence, the proteins below share one genomic window:
- the LOC141686043 gene encoding uncharacterized protein LOC141686043: MGGSNLKEKLMPEIVGKGDMSIKGGIRSQQNSDAGEKSGNSNQGNLAEGGEIFKSAKSLKNKKKGEQTRLKKQKEPLVLREMFAVDCLGQGGGLAVPWRNKDEISVLTYSMNHVDMIVKVQGWNQFRLIDIYGKPDKSKRRNTWDLFRHLRAQNNLSWCLIGDMNNILGQADKKGGRLYPSWRLKFENVWLTEPVCRHIVEESWRQDQNETLQEKIKRCLEDVAKWGQEFTGNFKERISQCKMVIKRTKTNTDAEAIQRYKNASKSLNKIYTHQEIFWKQRSKQLWLKEGDRNSKFFHVTAKSRRKTNQIHSLINEEGDRVYWEGGLEEVMVNYFKGGFNEHLTDTTIVLIPKKQNVQYMTDLRPVSLCNLSYKSFMECVISARYQISHVGKEFGSIVPERGLRQGDPLSSYLFLICMEGLLALIKKFESRGLIRCIKVARGALPATYMFFANDIYIYCQTSKEEASQVIKVLTIFERAKGQKINVDKSNVFFSRNVKAEYIKEVLDILKFKEADSNSQYLGLPNCLGRNKSAILGYLKERVRTQIQNWDGKLLNKGGKEVLLKTVTRSILNYDVSVYLLLIEMCRDMEKMMCKFWWKSSAKKDKNIHWMSWERMCRSKMYGRLGFRHLHEFNVALLDKQGWRLVINPDSLVARIFKARYYPQEYFLNAKTGDSPSFIWRSVLEAQHLIKQGIVRRVRTGETVSIMDDPWLPNMENPYITTNNESIKGQKENKVWTHQCGNFRFWKRLWNLKVPPKFKHFLWRAIIDCLPTKVSLGMNHVNINELCLMCNDDSETSTHILIECSFAQTCWEIIGGSNTLDIQSTFLDCIVNVFDKWSIDRRQMGAMIYWVVWKSINDLVWSQRYMAVREVVDSAKVGLSQWPDAQVKSFDQSWGLITSDDGDEHWTLPMENKTKVNIDAAIFYTSNCYSYALAAINHKGELIEARSRCKPGHVNPESVETMGIREALSWIKDKQLQEVQVETDCLVAVQAIRGTVTMRSYFGRIVEECRALLMELKDRGVNLRFVKRSANNLALH; the protein is encoded by the exons ATGGGGGGATCAAATCTGAAGGAGAAATTAATGCCTGAAATCGTGGGGAAGGGTGATATGAGCATAAAAGGTGGGATTAGATCACAACAGAATTCGGATGCAGGAGAAAAATCAGGAAATTCAAATCAAGGCAATTTGGCTGAGGGAGGGGAAATATTTAAAAGCGCAAAGAGccttaaaaataaaaaaaaaggaGAACAGACTCGG TTGAAAAAACAAAAAGAGCCATTGGTTTTGAGGGAAATGTTTGCGGTTGATTGCTTAGGTCAAGGAGGTGGTTTGGCGGTTCCATGGAGAAACAAAGATGAGATCTCAGTTTTAACGTATAGTATGAATCATGTTGACATGATTGTAAAAGTGCAAGGATGGAATCAGTTTAGACTGATTGATATATACGGTAAACCAGATAAATCGAAAAGAAGGAATACATGGGATCTTTTTAGACACTTAAGAGCTCAAAATAATCTGTCATGGTGTTTGATAGGGGATATGAATAATATTCTTGGGCAGGCAGACAAGAAGGGAGGGCGGCTATACCCATCCTG GAGGTTAAAGTTTGAAAATGTGTGGCTCACGGAGCCAGTTTGTAGACATATTGTTGAAGAATCATGGCGTCAGGACCAGAACGAGACATTGCAGGAAAAAATAAAAAGATGTTTGGAGGATGTCGCAAAGTGGGGACAAGAGTTTACTGGTAATTTTAAAGAAAGGATATCGCAGTGTAAAATGGTGATAAAGCGGACAAAAACCAATACAGATGCGGAAGCAATTCAGAGGTATAAGAATGCAAGTAAATCTTTGAATAAGATTTATACGCACCAGGAGATCTTTTGGAAACAACGTTCCAAGCAGTTGTGGCTAAAAGAGGGAGACCGAAATAGTAAGTTTTTTCATGTTACAGCAAAATCAAGGAGAAAAACTAATCAGATTCATTCTCTGATTAATGAGGAAGGAGACAGAGTATATTGGGAAGGAGGGTTAGAAGAAGTGATGGTAAATTACTTCAAAG GTGGGTTCAATGAGCATCTAACGGACACTACCATTGTTCTTATTCCAAAAAAGCAGAATGTTCAATACATGACAGATCTTAGGCCAGTATCGCTTTGCAAT CTCAGCTATAAATCTTTTATGGAATGTGTGATCTCAGCGCGTTACCAAATTAGCCATGTGGGTAAGGAATTTGGGAGCATAGTTCCAGAAAGGGGCCTTAGACAAGGTGACCCTCTCTCAtcatacttgtttcttatttGTATGGAAGGTCTGTTAGCGCTTATCAAGAAATTTGAAAGCAGGGGACTCATTAGATGCATCAAGGTAGCTAGAGGTGCCCTCCCAGCGACTTATATGTTTTTTGCTAACGATATTTATATATACTGTCAGACCAGCAAAGAAGAAGCATCTCAGGTAATAAAAGTGTTGACAATTTTTGAAAGGGCCAAGGGCCAAAAAATAAATGTGGATAAATCAAATGTGTTTTTCAGTCGAAATGTGAAGGCAGAATACATAAAAGAAGTCTTAGATATTTTGAAGTTCAAGGAAGCTGATAGCAATAGTCAGTATTTGGGTTTACCAAATTGTTTGGGCAGAAATAAATCGGCGATCTTGGGCTACCTAAAAGAGAGGGTGCGTACTCAAATTCAGAATTGGGACGGAAAGCTGCTAAACAAAGGAGGGAAGGAAGTTCTTCTAAAAACAGTTACTCGATCAATTCTGAATTATGATGTGAGTGTTTACCTGCTTCTGATTGAAATGTGCAGAGATATGGAAAAGATGATGTGCAAGTTCTGGTGGAAATCATCggcaaagaaagacaaaaatATACATTGGATGAGTTGGGAGAGGATGTGTAGATCAAAGATGTATGGAAGGCTCGGATTTAGACATCTGCATGAGTTTAATGTCGCACTTCTGGACAAACAAGGGTGGCGTCTGGTAATAAACCCGGATAGCTTGGTTGCAAGAATTTTCAAAGCACGGTATTACCCTCAAGAATATTTCTTAAATGCCAAGACAGGTGATAGTCCTAGTTTTATTTGGAGAAGTGTGTTGGAGGCACAACATTTGATCAAACAAGGCATTGTGCGTAGAGTGAGGACTGGGGAAACCGTGAGCATAATGGACGACCCGTGGTTACCTAACATGGAAAATCCATATATCACTACCAATAACGAGTCGATAAAAGGCCAGAAG GAAAACAAGGTATGGACGCACCAGTGTGGTAATTTCAGGTTCTGGAAGAGGCTTTGGAACTTAAAGGTCCCTCCAAAATTTAAGCATTTTCTGTGGAGGGCCATTATAGACTGTCTGCCTACAAAAGTATCATTGGGTATGAATCATGTGAATATAAATGAGCTATGTCTTATGTGCAATGATGACTCTGAAACCTCGACACATATTCTAATTGAATGTTCTTTTGCTCAAACATGTTGGGAAATAATTGGTGGCAGTAACACACTTGACATTCAGAGTACTTTCTTAGATTGTATAGTTAATGTTTTTGACAAGTGGAGCATTGATCGGAGACAAATGGGAGCTATGATTTATTGGGTGGTTTGGAAAAGTATAAATGATCTGGTATGGAGTCAGAGGTACATGGCGGTAAGAGAGGTCGTAGATTCAGCTAAAGTGGGTCTTAGTCAATGGCCGGATGCTCAAGTTAAAAGTTTCGACCAATCATGGGGGTTGATCACCTCTGATGACGGGGATGAGCATTGGACTCTACCAATGGAAAACAAGACTAAGGTAAATATTGACGCTGCGATTTTTTATACGTCTAACTGCTACTCTTACGCTCTCGCTGCTATAAATCATAAAGGGGAACTGATTGAGGCTCGATCAAGGTGCAAACCAGGTCATGTTAATCCAGAGTCTGTAGAAACAATGGGTATAAGGGAGGCTTTAAGTTGGATTAAAGATAAGCAGCTACAGGAGGTGCAAGTCGAAACAGATTGCTTGGTAGCAGTCCAAGCGATCAGAGGTACAGTCACAATGAGGTCTTATTTTGGAAGGATTGTTGAGGAATGCAGAGCTCTACTGATGGAGCTAAAAGACAGAGGTGTTAACCTTAGATTTGTGAAGCGTTCTGCGAATAACTTAGCTCTGCATTAG
- the LOC141684809 gene encoding ISWI chromatin-remodeling complex ATPase CHR11-like isoform X1, with the protein MAKLSKPSDSSEEEQVNDVQMNEEEDEEELEAVARTAADSDDDEGEAAGDDKEDDDEVQEGDGEGDCEGNGEISKREKARLRELQKRKKQKIQELLNAQNAAIDADMNKGKGRLKYLLQQTEIFAHFAKSDQAAQKKAKGKGRHASKVTEEEEDEEYLKEEEDGLTGGGSTRLLVQPSCIQGKMRDYQLAGLNWLIRLYENGINGILADEMGLGKTLQTISLLGYLHEFRGITGPHMVVAPKSTLGNWMNEIRRFCPTLRAVKFLGNPDERRYIREELLAAGKFDVCVTSFEMAIKEKNALRRFSWRYIIIDEAHRIKNENSLLSKTMRLFSTNYRLLITGTPLQNNLHELWSLLNFLLPEIFSSAETFDEWFAISGENDQEEVVQQLHKVLRPFLLRRLKSDVEKGLPPKKETILKVGMSQLQKQYYKALLQKDLEVVNAGGERKRLLNIAMQLRKCCNHPYLFQGAEPGPPYTTGDHLVTNAGKMVLLDKLLPKLKERDSRVLIFSQMTRLLDILEDYLMYRGYLYCRIDGNTSGEDRDASIDAFNKPGSEKFVFLLSTRAGGLGINLATADIVILYDSDWNPQVDLQAQDRAHRIGQKKEVQVFRFCTEYTIEEKVIERAYKKLALDALVIQQGRLAEQKTVNKDELLQMVRFGAEMVFSSKDSTITDEDIDRIIAKGEEATAALDAKMKKFTEDAIKFKMDDTADLYDFEDDKDENKIDFKKIVTDNWVEPSRRERKRNYSESEYFKQTMRQNGPSRPKEPRIPRMPQLHDFQFFNTQRLSELYEKEVRFLMQAHQKNQTKDSVEVDEPEDGGDPLTVEEQEEKEQLLEEGFSTWSKRDFSTFIRACEKFGRNDVKGIASEMEGKSEEEVKRYAEVFKRRYKELNDYDKIIKNIERGEARISRKDEIMKAIGKKLDRYKNPWLELKIQYGQNKGKLYNEECDRFMLCMTHKLGYGNWDELKAAFRTSPLFRFDWFVKSRTTSELARRCDALIRLVERENQEFDERERQARKEKKLAKNATPSKRSLGRQSAESPPSGMKKRKQLSMDDYVTSEKKRK; encoded by the exons ATGGCGAAACTTTCAAAACCGAGCGATTCGTCGGAGGAAGAGCAAGTGAACGACGTTCAGATGAacgaagaggaagacgaggaGGAGCTTGAAGCCGTCGCCAGAACCGCCGCCGATTCCGACGACGATGAAGGCGAAGCTGCCGGAGATGACAAGGAAGACGACGATGAGGTACAG GAAGGTGATGGTGAAGGTGATTGTGAAGGTAATGGTGAAATTAGCAAGCGTGAGAAAGCAAGGTTAAGAGAGTTGCAGAAACGGAAGAAGCAAAAGATTCAAGAGCTTTTGAATGCTCAGAATGCAGCCATTGATGCTGATATG AACAAGGGAAAGGGGCGTTTGAAATATCTCTTGCAGCAAACAGAGATCTTTGCCCACTTTGCCAAGAGTGACCAGGCGGCACAGAAGAAAGCAAAGGGAAA GGGTCGTCATGCTTCCAAAGttactgaagaagaagaagatgaggaatatctcaaggaagaagaagATGGACTTACCGGAGGAGGAAGCACACGATTACTTGTGCAACCCTCTT GTATTCAGGGAAAAATGAGGGATTACCAACTCGCAGGTTTAAATTGGCTAATACGTTTGTATGAGAATGGTATAAATGGAATTCTTGCAGATGAAATG GGTCTTGGTAAAACCTTGCAAACCATCTCTTTGCTTGGTTATTTGCATGAATTTAGAGGCATTACTGGTCCCCACATGGTTGTTGCTCCGAAGTCAACTCTTGGCAATTGGATGAATGAGATTCGTCGCTTTTGCCCAACCCTTCGTGCAGTCAAATTTCTAGGAAATCCTGATGAACGA aggTACATACGTGAAGAATTACTAGCTGCTGGGAAGTTTGATGTCTGTGTCACCAGTTTCGAAATGGCAATTAAAGAGAAGAATGCCCTGCGCCGCTTCAGCTGGCGCTATATAATAATTGATGAAGCACACAGGATAAAAAATGAGAACTCACTTCTTTCAAAAACCATGAGGCTCTTTAGCACTAATTATCGCCTTCTCATCACTGGCACTCCACTTCAG AATAATCTCCATGAACTCTGGTCCCTGTTGAACTTTCTACTACCTGAGATTTTCAGCTCCGCTGAAACTTTTGATGAATGGTTTGCAATATCTGGTGAAAATGACCAGGAGGAGGTTGTCCAACAACTTCACAAG GTCCTCCGACCTTTCCTTCTGCGAAGGTTAAAATCTGACGTGGAGAAAGGTTTGCCCCCCAAAAAGGAAACTATACTCAAGGTTGGGATGTCCCAACTGCAGAAGCAGTATTACAAGGCTTTATTGCAGAAAGATCTAGAGGTTGTAAATGCTGGTGGTGAGCGCAAGCGCCTACTAAATATAGCAATGCAGCTGCGTAAATGCTGCAATCACCCTTATCTTTTTCAAGGTGCTGAACCTGGTCCTCCATATACTACAGGAGATCATCTCGTAACAAATGCCG GGAAAATGGTTCTGCTAGATAAGTTGCTCCCGAAGCTGAAGGAACGTGATTCAAGGGTTCTCATTTTTTCACAG ATGACAAGACTGTTGGACATCCTGGAAGACTACTTGATGTATCGTGGATATCTTTATTGTCGAATTGATGGAAACACCAGTGGTGAAGATCGTGATGCTTCTATCGATGCCTTCAATAAGCCAGGAAGTGAAAAATTTGTCTTCTTATTATCAACTAGAGCTGGAGGCCTTGGGATTAATCTTGCAACAGCTGATATAGTAATTTTATATGACAGTGACTG GAACCCGCAAGTTGATTTGCAGGCTCAGGACCGTGCCCACAGGATTGGACAAAAGAAAGAAGTTCAAGTTTTTCGTTTTTGCACCGAG TATACTATCGAGGAGAAAGTTATTGAGAGAGCTTATAAAAAACTTGCACTTGATGCATTGGTTATTCAACAAGGGCGACTAGCTGAGCAAAAAA CTGTTAACAAAGACGAGCTCTTGCAAATGGTTCGGTTTGGTGCTGAAATGGTTTTTAGTTCCAAGGATAGCACAATTACAGATGAAGATATAGATAGAATCATTGCTAAAGGAGAAGAAGCAACGGCAGCTCTTGATGCTAAAATGAAGAAATTTACCGAAGATGCAATCAAATTTAAAATGGATGATA CTGCTGATTTGTATGATTTTGAAGATGATAAG GATGAGAACAAAATTGATTTCAAGAAGATTGTTACTGACAATTGGGTTGAACCATCAAGAAGAGAAAGGAAGCGCAA TTACTCAGAATCAGAGTACTTCAAGCAAACAATGCGGCAAAATGGTCCCTCAAGACCAAAAGAGCCTCGAATTCCCCGCATGCCCCAGTT GCATGACTTCCAATTTTTTAATACTCAAAGGCTCAGTGAGCTCTATGAAAAAGAAGTTCGTTTCCTCATG CAAGCTCATCAGAAGAATCAGACAAAAGACTCTGTAGAAGTTGATGAACCTGAAG ATGGGGGTGATCCTTTGACTGTCGAAGAGCAAGAAGAAAAGGAGCAGTTGCTGGAAGAG GGTTTTTCAACATGGAGTAAAAGAGACTTTAGCACTTTCATCAGGGCTTGTGAGAAGTTCGGCCGGAATGATGTGAAAGGTATTGCCTCTGAAATGGAAGGTAAATCAGAGGAAGAAGTTAAGAGATATGCAGAAGTATTTAAAAGAAGATACAAAGAATTAAATG ATTATGACAAGATCATAAAGAATATTGAAAGAGGAGAGGCTAGAATTTCTCGCAAGGATGAAATCATGAAAGCAATCGGAAAGAAATTGGATCGTTACAAGAATCCTTGGTTGGAACTGAAGATCCAGTATGGTCAGAACAAAGGAAAATTGTACAATGAAGAATGTGACCGCTTTATG TTGTGCATGACTCACAAACTTGGGTATGGGAACTGGGATGAGCTTAAAGCAGCATTCCGTACTTCACCTTTGTTTCGTTTTGATTGGTTTGTCAAATCGCGCACTACCTCAGAGCTTGCGAGGAGGTGTGATGCACTCATTCGATTGGTGGAGAGGGAAAACCAAGAGTTCGATGAGAGGGAGAGGCAGGCTCGCAAAGAGAAGAAACTTGCCAAG AATGCGACACCTTCGAAGAGGTCTCTTGGAAGGCAGTCCGCTGAGAGTCCACCATCTGgtatgaagaagaggaagcaacTGTCAATGGATGATTATGTCACCTCG gAAAAGAAGAGAAAATGA
- the LOC141684809 gene encoding ISWI chromatin-remodeling complex ATPase CHR11-like isoform X2 has product MAKLSKPSDSSEEEQVNDVQMNEEEDEEELEAVARTAADSDDDEGEAAGDDKEDDDEEGDGEGDCEGNGEISKREKARLRELQKRKKQKIQELLNAQNAAIDADMNKGKGRLKYLLQQTEIFAHFAKSDQAAQKKAKGKGRHASKVTEEEEDEEYLKEEEDGLTGGGSTRLLVQPSCIQGKMRDYQLAGLNWLIRLYENGINGILADEMGLGKTLQTISLLGYLHEFRGITGPHMVVAPKSTLGNWMNEIRRFCPTLRAVKFLGNPDERRYIREELLAAGKFDVCVTSFEMAIKEKNALRRFSWRYIIIDEAHRIKNENSLLSKTMRLFSTNYRLLITGTPLQNNLHELWSLLNFLLPEIFSSAETFDEWFAISGENDQEEVVQQLHKVLRPFLLRRLKSDVEKGLPPKKETILKVGMSQLQKQYYKALLQKDLEVVNAGGERKRLLNIAMQLRKCCNHPYLFQGAEPGPPYTTGDHLVTNAGKMVLLDKLLPKLKERDSRVLIFSQMTRLLDILEDYLMYRGYLYCRIDGNTSGEDRDASIDAFNKPGSEKFVFLLSTRAGGLGINLATADIVILYDSDWNPQVDLQAQDRAHRIGQKKEVQVFRFCTEYTIEEKVIERAYKKLALDALVIQQGRLAEQKTVNKDELLQMVRFGAEMVFSSKDSTITDEDIDRIIAKGEEATAALDAKMKKFTEDAIKFKMDDTADLYDFEDDKDENKIDFKKIVTDNWVEPSRRERKRNYSESEYFKQTMRQNGPSRPKEPRIPRMPQLHDFQFFNTQRLSELYEKEVRFLMQAHQKNQTKDSVEVDEPEDGGDPLTVEEQEEKEQLLEEGFSTWSKRDFSTFIRACEKFGRNDVKGIASEMEGKSEEEVKRYAEVFKRRYKELNDYDKIIKNIERGEARISRKDEIMKAIGKKLDRYKNPWLELKIQYGQNKGKLYNEECDRFMLCMTHKLGYGNWDELKAAFRTSPLFRFDWFVKSRTTSELARRCDALIRLVERENQEFDERERQARKEKKLAKNATPSKRSLGRQSAESPPSGMKKRKQLSMDDYVTSEKKRK; this is encoded by the exons ATGGCGAAACTTTCAAAACCGAGCGATTCGTCGGAGGAAGAGCAAGTGAACGACGTTCAGATGAacgaagaggaagacgaggaGGAGCTTGAAGCCGTCGCCAGAACCGCCGCCGATTCCGACGACGATGAAGGCGAAGCTGCCGGAGATGACAAGGAAGACGACGATGAG GAAGGTGATGGTGAAGGTGATTGTGAAGGTAATGGTGAAATTAGCAAGCGTGAGAAAGCAAGGTTAAGAGAGTTGCAGAAACGGAAGAAGCAAAAGATTCAAGAGCTTTTGAATGCTCAGAATGCAGCCATTGATGCTGATATG AACAAGGGAAAGGGGCGTTTGAAATATCTCTTGCAGCAAACAGAGATCTTTGCCCACTTTGCCAAGAGTGACCAGGCGGCACAGAAGAAAGCAAAGGGAAA GGGTCGTCATGCTTCCAAAGttactgaagaagaagaagatgaggaatatctcaaggaagaagaagATGGACTTACCGGAGGAGGAAGCACACGATTACTTGTGCAACCCTCTT GTATTCAGGGAAAAATGAGGGATTACCAACTCGCAGGTTTAAATTGGCTAATACGTTTGTATGAGAATGGTATAAATGGAATTCTTGCAGATGAAATG GGTCTTGGTAAAACCTTGCAAACCATCTCTTTGCTTGGTTATTTGCATGAATTTAGAGGCATTACTGGTCCCCACATGGTTGTTGCTCCGAAGTCAACTCTTGGCAATTGGATGAATGAGATTCGTCGCTTTTGCCCAACCCTTCGTGCAGTCAAATTTCTAGGAAATCCTGATGAACGA aggTACATACGTGAAGAATTACTAGCTGCTGGGAAGTTTGATGTCTGTGTCACCAGTTTCGAAATGGCAATTAAAGAGAAGAATGCCCTGCGCCGCTTCAGCTGGCGCTATATAATAATTGATGAAGCACACAGGATAAAAAATGAGAACTCACTTCTTTCAAAAACCATGAGGCTCTTTAGCACTAATTATCGCCTTCTCATCACTGGCACTCCACTTCAG AATAATCTCCATGAACTCTGGTCCCTGTTGAACTTTCTACTACCTGAGATTTTCAGCTCCGCTGAAACTTTTGATGAATGGTTTGCAATATCTGGTGAAAATGACCAGGAGGAGGTTGTCCAACAACTTCACAAG GTCCTCCGACCTTTCCTTCTGCGAAGGTTAAAATCTGACGTGGAGAAAGGTTTGCCCCCCAAAAAGGAAACTATACTCAAGGTTGGGATGTCCCAACTGCAGAAGCAGTATTACAAGGCTTTATTGCAGAAAGATCTAGAGGTTGTAAATGCTGGTGGTGAGCGCAAGCGCCTACTAAATATAGCAATGCAGCTGCGTAAATGCTGCAATCACCCTTATCTTTTTCAAGGTGCTGAACCTGGTCCTCCATATACTACAGGAGATCATCTCGTAACAAATGCCG GGAAAATGGTTCTGCTAGATAAGTTGCTCCCGAAGCTGAAGGAACGTGATTCAAGGGTTCTCATTTTTTCACAG ATGACAAGACTGTTGGACATCCTGGAAGACTACTTGATGTATCGTGGATATCTTTATTGTCGAATTGATGGAAACACCAGTGGTGAAGATCGTGATGCTTCTATCGATGCCTTCAATAAGCCAGGAAGTGAAAAATTTGTCTTCTTATTATCAACTAGAGCTGGAGGCCTTGGGATTAATCTTGCAACAGCTGATATAGTAATTTTATATGACAGTGACTG GAACCCGCAAGTTGATTTGCAGGCTCAGGACCGTGCCCACAGGATTGGACAAAAGAAAGAAGTTCAAGTTTTTCGTTTTTGCACCGAG TATACTATCGAGGAGAAAGTTATTGAGAGAGCTTATAAAAAACTTGCACTTGATGCATTGGTTATTCAACAAGGGCGACTAGCTGAGCAAAAAA CTGTTAACAAAGACGAGCTCTTGCAAATGGTTCGGTTTGGTGCTGAAATGGTTTTTAGTTCCAAGGATAGCACAATTACAGATGAAGATATAGATAGAATCATTGCTAAAGGAGAAGAAGCAACGGCAGCTCTTGATGCTAAAATGAAGAAATTTACCGAAGATGCAATCAAATTTAAAATGGATGATA CTGCTGATTTGTATGATTTTGAAGATGATAAG GATGAGAACAAAATTGATTTCAAGAAGATTGTTACTGACAATTGGGTTGAACCATCAAGAAGAGAAAGGAAGCGCAA TTACTCAGAATCAGAGTACTTCAAGCAAACAATGCGGCAAAATGGTCCCTCAAGACCAAAAGAGCCTCGAATTCCCCGCATGCCCCAGTT GCATGACTTCCAATTTTTTAATACTCAAAGGCTCAGTGAGCTCTATGAAAAAGAAGTTCGTTTCCTCATG CAAGCTCATCAGAAGAATCAGACAAAAGACTCTGTAGAAGTTGATGAACCTGAAG ATGGGGGTGATCCTTTGACTGTCGAAGAGCAAGAAGAAAAGGAGCAGTTGCTGGAAGAG GGTTTTTCAACATGGAGTAAAAGAGACTTTAGCACTTTCATCAGGGCTTGTGAGAAGTTCGGCCGGAATGATGTGAAAGGTATTGCCTCTGAAATGGAAGGTAAATCAGAGGAAGAAGTTAAGAGATATGCAGAAGTATTTAAAAGAAGATACAAAGAATTAAATG ATTATGACAAGATCATAAAGAATATTGAAAGAGGAGAGGCTAGAATTTCTCGCAAGGATGAAATCATGAAAGCAATCGGAAAGAAATTGGATCGTTACAAGAATCCTTGGTTGGAACTGAAGATCCAGTATGGTCAGAACAAAGGAAAATTGTACAATGAAGAATGTGACCGCTTTATG TTGTGCATGACTCACAAACTTGGGTATGGGAACTGGGATGAGCTTAAAGCAGCATTCCGTACTTCACCTTTGTTTCGTTTTGATTGGTTTGTCAAATCGCGCACTACCTCAGAGCTTGCGAGGAGGTGTGATGCACTCATTCGATTGGTGGAGAGGGAAAACCAAGAGTTCGATGAGAGGGAGAGGCAGGCTCGCAAAGAGAAGAAACTTGCCAAG AATGCGACACCTTCGAAGAGGTCTCTTGGAAGGCAGTCCGCTGAGAGTCCACCATCTGgtatgaagaagaggaagcaacTGTCAATGGATGATTATGTCACCTCG gAAAAGAAGAGAAAATGA